A genomic window from Chanodichthys erythropterus isolate Z2021 chromosome 1, ASM2448905v1, whole genome shotgun sequence includes:
- the LOC137019902 gene encoding double-headed protease inhibitor, submandibular gland-like, with protein MFARGVIVLLCVLVAVSDGEREPNCKPYSSNGCPEIYKAVCGSDGKTYSNECELCVASKTSNTKILIQKEGECDQPQQPNCSLYSSNACPKIYAPVCGSDGKTYSNECELCVASKTSNTTILIVKQGECAQPLQQPNCKPYSSNGCPEIYKAVCGSDGKTYSNECELCVASKTSNTTILIAKQGECDQFIIT; from the exons ATGTTTGCACGTGGAGTCATCGTCCTTCTCTGTGTCCTAG TGGCTGTATctgatggagagagagag CCTAACTGCAAGCCTTACTCGTCAAACGGATGCCCAGAGATCTATAAAGCTGTGTGTGGATCTGATGGAAAAACATACAGCAATGAATGTGAACTGTGTGTTGCCAGCAA gacATCAAATACTAAAATCTTAATCCAGAAGGAAGGCGAATGTGATCAACCTCAACAG cCTAACTGCAGTCTTTACTCCTCTAACGCATGCCCAAAGATCTATGCACCTGTGTGTGGATCTGATGGAAAAACATACAGCAATGAATGTGAACTGTGTGTTGCCAGCAA gacatCAAATACTACAATCTTAATTGTGAAGCAAGGCGAATGTGCTCAACCTCTACAG CAGCCTAACTGCAAGCCTTACTCATCTAATGGATGCCCAGAGATCTATAAAGCTGTGTGTGGATCTGATGGAAAAACATACAGCAATGAATGCGAACTGTGTGTTGCCAGCAA gacatCAAATACTACAATCTTAATTGCGAAGCAAGGTGAATGTGATCAATTCATTATAACCTGA